One stretch of Euphorbia lathyris chromosome 7, ddEupLath1.1, whole genome shotgun sequence DNA includes these proteins:
- the LOC136200765 gene encoding uncharacterized protein isoform X3: protein MIQKLIQEASLHYLNHLTSAIQRWKGKGLSGHSRTILYVVDDLVREICPCYRFGKNMRRAGFGACFLQECIWVSSARRSERNLISGLLENFSKVEEKLKSLSWLPEERIGN, encoded by the exons ATGATTCAAAAACTTATTCAG GAAGCTTCTCTACATTATTTGAATCACCTCACTTCTGCAATTCAAAG ATGGAAGGGTAAAGGGTTGAGTGGGCATAGTAGGACAATCTTGTACGTAGTTGATGATCTTGTAAGAGAAAT TTGTCCATGCTACAGATTCGGGAAGAACATGAGACGTGCTGGTTTTGGGGCTTGTTTTCTTCAG GAATGTATTTGGGTTTCTTCCGCACGCAGATCAGAAAGAAATTTAATATCAGG CTTGCTGGAGAACTTTTCAAAGGTGGAGGAGAAACTTAAATCTCTGTCATGGCTGCCTGAAGAGCGTATCGGCAATTa A
- the LOC136200765 gene encoding uncharacterized protein isoform X1 — translation MIQKLIQEASLHYLNHLTSAIQRWKGKGLSGHSRTILYVVDDLVREICPCYRFGKNMRRAGFGACFLQGTVYFIIALTALLNYITFMVTRPPCFLYIAIGFTISTGMYLGFFRTQIRKKFNIRLAGELFKGGGET, via the exons ATGATTCAAAAACTTATTCAG GAAGCTTCTCTACATTATTTGAATCACCTCACTTCTGCAATTCAAAG ATGGAAGGGTAAAGGGTTGAGTGGGCATAGTAGGACAATCTTGTACGTAGTTGATGATCTTGTAAGAGAAAT TTGTCCATGCTACAGATTCGGGAAGAACATGAGACGTGCTGGTTTTGGGGCTTGTTTTCTTCAG GGAACCGTATATTTCATTATTGCTCTTACAGCCCTTCTTAACTACATTACTTTCATGGTCACTAGACCGCCTTGCTTTCTCTATATAGCTATTGGTTTCACCATTTCAACAGGAATGTATTTGGGTTTCTTCCGCACGCAGATCAGAAAGAAATTTAATATCAGG CTTGCTGGAGAACTTTTCAAAGGTGGAGGAGAAACTTAA
- the LOC136200765 gene encoding uncharacterized protein isoform X4 yields MIQKLIQEASLHYLNHLTSAIQRWKGKGLSGHSRTILYVVDDLLSMLQIREEHETCWFWGLFSSGMYLGFFRTQIRKKFNIRLAGELFKGGGET; encoded by the exons ATGATTCAAAAACTTATTCAG GAAGCTTCTCTACATTATTTGAATCACCTCACTTCTGCAATTCAAAG ATGGAAGGGTAAAGGGTTGAGTGGGCATAGTAGGACAATCTTGTACGTAGTTGATGATCTT TTGTCCATGCTACAGATTCGGGAAGAACATGAGACGTGCTGGTTTTGGGGCTTGTTTTCTTCAG GAATGTATTTGGGTTTCTTCCGCACGCAGATCAGAAAGAAATTTAATATCAGG CTTGCTGGAGAACTTTTCAAAGGTGGAGGAGAAACTTAA
- the LOC136200765 gene encoding uncharacterized protein isoform X2 — MIQKLIQEASLHYLNHLTSAIQRWKGKGLSGHSRTIFCPCYRFGKNMRRAGFGACFLQGTVYFIIALTALLNYITFMVTRPPCFLYIAIGFTISTGMYLGFFRTQIRKKFNIRLAGELFKGGGET; from the exons ATGATTCAAAAACTTATTCAG GAAGCTTCTCTACATTATTTGAATCACCTCACTTCTGCAATTCAAAG ATGGAAGGGTAAAGGGTTGAGTGGGCATAGTAGGACAATCTT TTGTCCATGCTACAGATTCGGGAAGAACATGAGACGTGCTGGTTTTGGGGCTTGTTTTCTTCAG GGAACCGTATATTTCATTATTGCTCTTACAGCCCTTCTTAACTACATTACTTTCATGGTCACTAGACCGCCTTGCTTTCTCTATATAGCTATTGGTTTCACCATTTCAACAGGAATGTATTTGGGTTTCTTCCGCACGCAGATCAGAAAGAAATTTAATATCAGG CTTGCTGGAGAACTTTTCAAAGGTGGAGGAGAAACTTAA